Proteins encoded together in one Eubalaena glacialis isolate mEubGla1 chromosome 7, mEubGla1.1.hap2.+ XY, whole genome shotgun sequence window:
- the SPCS1 gene encoding signal peptidase complex subunit 1: protein MLEHLNSLPTQMDYKGQKLAEQMFQGIILFSAIVGFIYGYMAEQFGWTVYIVMAGFAFSCLLTLPPWPIYRRHPLKWLPVQDSGTEDKKPGERKIKRHAKNN, encoded by the exons ATGTTGGAGCATCTGAACTCCCTGCCCACGCAAATG GATTACAAGGGCCAGAAGCTAGCTGAACAGATGTTTCAGggaattattcttttttctgca atAGTTGGATTTATCTACGGGTACATGGCTGAACAGTTCGGGTGGACTGTCTATATAGTTATGGCGGGATTTGCTTTTTCGTGTTTG CTGACACTTCCTCCGTGGCCCATTTATCGCCGGCACCCCCTCAAGTGGTTACCTGTTCAAGACTCAGGCACAGAAGACAAGAAACcaggggaaagaaaaattaagagacaTGCTAAAAATAATTGA